From a region of the Falco peregrinus isolate bFalPer1 chromosome 5, bFalPer1.pri, whole genome shotgun sequence genome:
- the SPMIP4 gene encoding LOW QUALITY PROTEIN: uncharacterized protein C7orf31 homolog (The sequence of the model RefSeq protein was modified relative to this genomic sequence to represent the inferred CDS: inserted 4 bases in 4 codons; deleted 5 bases in 5 codons; substituted 6 bases at 6 genomic stop codons): protein MQLLHDLPHYYREIEGTEILPRTFESNEVLLTPLQIPPHLTVSXDRYKEFRESLHCCKLPCRAERTHGGAALPXMPEDNRAKDKSPCAFVKGHQPYGSGIDPWPTGLPTEEYYDVTAEKSDVRMNDELPLCLPFPASHPYQTHISKYAMLPNXEDRGTGINASSCQPFHPNIPTKAFDVVALRKTRGTPXRYKVIGIPSESXKKTVHWPGHTYFQLPKFAEENANPPKTVGPNCTFKELKHNLSPRTTNTLXNSERALGITIYSQDFTGKGPMNPLSLENYYMEVAGRLTGELVEDMELKGKFLPSLSQVRPLEGHTACLLQGQQSTPCEAILQEQYSSSSDAPAFIQEALYRGQLSGRPELLFLPKSAYSLSXEDFKPKHLDRNIIQENPVSLSQTGLALDVKSQESRTLLHKLWHQXQPAWRPEDRPRQXVLPEWIPSCEVPWHQTARSELQHSFSKTAAQKCFLXFHETGETKDLRDNMTEGKRHKIHHFHAFYFFN, encoded by the exons ATGCAGCTGCTGCATGACCTGCCCCACTACTATAGAGAAATTGAGGGAACTGAAATCCTACCAAGAACCTTTGAGTCCAATGAGGTATTA TTAACTCCACTTCAAATTCCTCCTCATCTAACTGTCTCATAAGACAG atacaAAGAGTTCAGGGAATCCCTTCACTGCTGCAAGCTTCcttgcagagcagaaaggaCGCATGGAGGAGCTGCACTAC GTATGCCAGAAGACAACAGGGCAAAGGATAAGTCTCCATGTGCATTTGTCAAAGGACATCAACCTTATGGTAGTGGTATAGACCCTTGGCCAAC AGGCCTTCCCACTGAGGAATACTATGatgtcacagctgaaaaaagtgATGTGCGTATGAATGATGAACT ACCACTGTGCCTGCCATTTCCTGCCTCTCATCCCTACCAGACACACATCTCTAAGTATGCCATGCTCCCAA TTGAGGATCGAGGCACTGGGATCAATGCAAGCAGTTGTCAGCCTTTCCATCCCAATATCCCTACCAAAGCTTTTGATGTGGTTGCTCTGAGGAAGACCAGAG GTACTCCATAGAGGTACAAAGTTATCGGTATTCCCTCTGAGT TGAAGAAGACTGTGCACTGGCCAGGACACACATACT TTCAGCTTCCTAagtttgctgaagaaaatgcaaatccaCCAAAGACAGTGGGTCCCAACTGCACTTTTAAAGAGCTAAAGCATAACCTCTCTCCAAGAACAACCAAC ACACTATGAAACTCTGAAAGGGCTCTGGGGATCACAATATACAGTCAGGACTTCACAGGTAA AGGTCCTATGAATCCCCTTAGCCTGGAAAACTATTACATGGAAGTGGCTGGCAGATTAACTGGAGAACTAGTTGAAGACATGGAACTG aaaggaaaatttctgcCTAGTCTCTCACAAGTGAGACCTCTTGAAGGTCACACTGCATGTTTACTTCAAGGTCAACAGTCAACA CCCTGTGAAGCAATTCTGCAAGAACAGTACTCCTCCAGTTCAGATGCCCCCGCCTTTATTCAGG AAGCATTGTACAGGGGGCAGCTTTCAGGAAGGCCTGAACTTTTA TTCCTTCCAAAATCTGCATATTCCCTTTCGTAAGAAGATTTCAAGCCCAAACATTTGGATCGTAATATAATACAGGAAAATCCAGTTAGTCTAAGTCAGACAGGCTTAGCACTGGATGTGAAAAGTCAGGAAAGTAGAACTTTGTTGCACAAGCTTTGGCATC GTCAGCCTGCATGGAGACCAGAGGACAGGCCAAGACAGTAAGTACTCCCTGAATGGATC CCTAGCTGTGAGGTTCCTTGGCACCAAACAGCACGGTCAGAGCTGCAGCATTCCTTCTCTAAGACAGcagcacaaaaatgttttttatgaTTCCATGAAACAGGAGAGACAAAAGACCTCAGAGATAACATGACTGAGGGAAAGAGACACAAAATCCATCATTtccatgctttttatttctttaactgA
- the NPVF gene encoding pro-FMRFamide-related neuropeptide VF: protein MKVISTKKFILFALPIVVFLTSNTMCLDEPMKSSLQSREDDDGKYYEIKDNTLEEKQRSLNFEEMKDWGSKNMIKMNSPTVNKMPNSVANLPLRFGRNYPEERSIKPIANLPLRFGRAFGENIPRHVPKVSHRLGRSPLVKSSSQSLLNFPQRFGKSLSVNLSQDVQESEPGNTMQAFKP, encoded by the exons atgaaagtcatCTCAACCAAGAAGTTTATCCTATTTGCTTTACCTATAGTGGTCTTTCTAACATCAAATACCATGTGCCTAGATGAACCGATGAAGTCcagtctgcagagcagagaagacGATGATGGTAAATATTACGAG attaAAGATAATACcttggaagaaaagcaaaggagtctcaattttgaagaaatgaaGGACTGGGGATcaaaaaatatgattaaaatgAACTCTCCTACAGTAAACAAGATGCCAAATTCAGTTGCTAATTTACCTCTTAGGTTTGGAAGAAATTATccagaagaaagaagcattAAACCAATTGCTAATTTGCCTCTGAGATTTGGGAGAGCTTTTGGAGAGAACATACCTAGGCATGTTCCAAAGGTATCACACAGGCTTGGGAGATCTCCACTTGTTAAGAGTTCCAGTCAATCACTTCTGAATTTCCCACAGCGATTTGGGAAGTCACTGTCTGTCAATCTGTCTCAAGATGTTCAGGAATCTGAACCAGGTAATACTATGCAAGCGTTCAAGCCATAG